One window of Botrimarina mediterranea genomic DNA carries:
- a CDS encoding antibiotic biosynthesis monooxygenase family protein: MVTVGMNYVVLPGKQGEFEEKFAAVLGALNAAEGHDSSSLWRDVANDASYLITSQWNDEEAFKAFITSDAFRAVTNWGKAEILAGRPSHKVYKH, encoded by the coding sequence ATGGTCACTGTCGGAATGAATTACGTCGTCTTGCCCGGCAAGCAGGGGGAGTTCGAGGAGAAGTTCGCCGCAGTGCTCGGCGCCCTCAACGCGGCCGAGGGGCACGACAGCTCGTCGCTGTGGCGTGACGTGGCGAACGACGCGTCGTATCTGATCACCAGCCAGTGGAACGACGAAGAAGCGTTCAAGGCGTTCATCACGAGCGACGCCTTCCGCGCGGTCACCAACTGGGGCAAGGCGGAGATCCTGGCGGGCCGGCCCTCGCACAAGGTCTACAAGCACTAA